The following proteins come from a genomic window of Lachnoclostridium phytofermentans ISDg:
- a CDS encoding DUF5050 domain-containing protein, translated as MKKKIIIRLLLIIFIPAILIALVIISKQNEQVHYNKKDYIGNTAGNLYNGGTFCEQGGRVYFSNFNDDGTLYSMDLECNNVMKINDDKARYINVDENYIYYSRENNTKVKPTKSIFLFYCSGIYRIDKNNGNNTLQLYGEPSGLLSLYGNTIYYQHYSAKIGIQFYSVDIDKKNETRLSDSPILPASYHEGSMYFAGADVDHSIYAMNTKDNTVKSILNSNCYMPIARPEGIYYISLEDNYALCRIDYEGNNKTVLIDEFCSTYNISIDGNYIFYQVDGGDNNHLGQINLTTMEKKVVLDGDYKQIGCTSNFVFFRDYNGVDVYAYKPQNGELRLFQPPVIK; from the coding sequence ATGAAAAAAAAAATAATAATACGATTACTTCTTATCATATTTATACCCGCTATACTAATAGCCTTAGTTATAATTAGCAAACAAAACGAACAGGTGCACTATAACAAGAAAGATTATATAGGCAATACCGCTGGTAATTTATATAACGGTGGAACCTTTTGCGAACAGGGTGGTAGGGTTTATTTTAGTAATTTCAATGATGATGGTACCTTGTACAGTATGGATTTAGAATGTAATAATGTTATGAAAATAAACGATGATAAAGCACGCTATATCAACGTAGATGAAAATTACATCTATTATTCCAGAGAAAATAATACAAAAGTAAAACCAACAAAAAGTATCTTTCTCTTCTATTGTTCCGGTATCTATCGAATCGATAAAAACAATGGAAATAATACTTTACAGTTATATGGTGAGCCAAGTGGTTTACTTTCATTGTATGGAAATACAATCTACTATCAACATTACTCGGCAAAAATCGGAATTCAGTTTTATAGTGTAGATATCGATAAAAAGAATGAAACTAGGTTATCTGATTCTCCAATCCTGCCTGCCTCCTACCATGAGGGTTCTATGTACTTTGCAGGCGCTGATGTAGATCACAGTATCTACGCTATGAATACAAAAGACAATACTGTAAAATCTATTTTAAACAGTAATTGCTATATGCCAATTGCTAGACCAGAAGGAATCTACTACATATCTTTGGAAGATAATTATGCTCTCTGCCGCATTGACTATGAGGGTAACAATAAGACAGTCCTCATAGATGAATTTTGCTCTACTTATAATATCAGCATAGACGGAAATTATATTTTCTATCAAGTAGATGGCGGTGACAATAATCATCTTGGGCAGATAAACCTTACCACAATGGAGAAGAAGGTTGTCCTAGACGGAGACTATAAGCAAATCGGTTGCACTAGCAACTTTGTCTTTTTCCGTGATTATAATGGGGTCGATGTATATGCTTATAAACCTCAAAACGGAGAACTTAGACTGTTTCAGCCACCAGTTATTAAGTGA
- the pheA gene encoding prephenate dehydratase, producing the protein MIDLQRSREEIDKIDAKMVELFEQRMKISQNVAEYKINTGKPVLDREREKQKLDSVEKLARTEYNGQAVRELFSQIMSMSRKLQYTMMNYNQASEFHKITEIPKNNETKIVYFGTKGSYSEQAMEEYFGTDITSFGASSFYEVMSKVSNGEADYGVLPIENTTTGGITDIYDLLVEFDNYIVAEQVLKVDQALLSLSGTNLSEIRTVYSHPQGILQSRKFLEQYPNIKTVEFGSTAGCAKKVLEDGDKTQAAIASIRAASTYGLEVLASNINYEEVNSTRFIIITKQRQFCEGSNKMSICFTLPHESGSLYNMLSHIIFNNLNMSKIESRPIPGKKFEYRFFVDFDGCIEEASVINTLRGIEAEALDIKILGNYIGVDL; encoded by the coding sequence ATGATTGACTTACAAAGAAGTAGAGAAGAAATAGATAAGATTGATGCTAAAATGGTGGAACTGTTTGAACAGCGAATGAAAATATCTCAAAATGTGGCAGAATATAAGATTAATACTGGTAAGCCGGTTTTAGATAGAGAAAGAGAGAAACAAAAACTTGACAGCGTAGAAAAACTTGCTCGTACAGAATATAATGGTCAAGCGGTAAGAGAACTTTTTTCACAGATTATGTCCATGAGTCGTAAACTTCAATATACTATGATGAATTATAACCAAGCAAGTGAGTTTCATAAGATTACAGAGATACCAAAAAATAACGAAACGAAGATTGTGTATTTTGGTACGAAGGGATCTTATTCGGAACAAGCAATGGAAGAATATTTCGGTACTGATATAACAAGTTTTGGTGCATCTAGTTTCTATGAGGTTATGTCAAAAGTCTCTAATGGTGAAGCAGATTATGGAGTATTACCAATAGAGAATACTACGACAGGTGGAATTACGGATATTTATGATTTGCTTGTGGAATTTGATAATTATATTGTAGCGGAACAAGTGCTTAAGGTAGATCAAGCCTTACTTTCCCTATCTGGTACCAATCTTTCAGAGATACGTACCGTATATTCTCATCCTCAGGGAATTCTACAAAGTAGAAAATTCTTAGAGCAGTATCCTAATATAAAAACTGTGGAATTTGGAAGTACAGCAGGATGTGCAAAAAAAGTACTGGAAGATGGAGATAAAACTCAGGCAGCGATTGCAAGCATACGTGCTGCAAGCACATACGGGTTAGAGGTGTTAGCAAGTAACATTAATTATGAAGAAGTGAATTCAACACGTTTCATCATAATAACCAAGCAACGTCAGTTTTGTGAAGGCTCTAATAAAATGAGTATTTGTTTTACGCTTCCTCATGAAAGTGGTTCTCTTTATAATATGCTATCACATATTATATTTAATAATTTAAATATGTCAAAGATTGAGTCCCGCCCAATACCAGGTAAGAAGTTCGAATATCGTTTCTTTGTTGATTTTGATGGATGTATCGAAGAAGCCTCCGTAATTAATACGCTACGTGGAATCGAAGCGGAAGCTTTGGATATCAAAATACTTGGAAATTATATTGGAGTTGATTTGTAA
- a CDS encoding S1C family serine protease, with product MNDMDNRKNEDGLLSQDSTQQQNSSVDQVNTSYETPNFVMMDSDQREEKVVESTVIENSNEKEPYLNSQDVNQEEIRNQFFPDTTVNATVSNEEDKNKNKKQKTGKGKRFLKNTVALVSAAALFGAVAGVAFNGVPIGGKNEGAIGMKPIDEITGVTETSSGDSTNGDIVQTGLTEVSATDVSGVVENVMPAIVAINCSATQTQYDFFGREFNQEISGSGSGIIIGQNNKEILIATNNHVVADATAIEIVFNDDSKATGTIKGTEPSSDLAVVAVNIDDLSAETKANIKVATLGNSDNIKTGEMAIAIGNALGYGQSVTVGYISALNREVTVDDVTLNLIQTDAAINPGNSGGALINAKGEVIGINSVKYSDTNVERIGYSIPISHAIPIINDLMNREELKENQMAYLGISGKNVEKSYAEAFNMPVGVYIYKVSEGSAAQKAGLHQGDIITAFNGREVSDMNQLMSILSYTRGGTDAKLTVSVLENGKYVEKEIPVTLGFRTDSSKK from the coding sequence ATGAACGATATGGATAATAGAAAGAATGAGGATGGCTTATTAAGCCAAGATAGTACACAGCAACAAAATAGTTCAGTTGATCAAGTGAATACATCTTATGAGACACCTAATTTTGTAATGATGGATAGTGACCAAAGGGAAGAAAAAGTAGTTGAGTCAACAGTGATAGAGAACTCAAACGAAAAAGAGCCATACTTAAACTCACAGGATGTAAATCAAGAGGAAATTAGAAACCAGTTCTTCCCTGATACAACTGTAAATGCAACTGTTTCCAATGAAGAAGATAAGAATAAAAATAAAAAGCAAAAAACAGGTAAGGGTAAGAGATTTTTGAAGAATACAGTAGCGCTTGTATCTGCCGCAGCCTTGTTTGGTGCTGTAGCAGGAGTTGCATTCAACGGTGTTCCGATCGGTGGAAAAAATGAAGGTGCGATAGGAATGAAACCAATCGATGAGATAACAGGAGTTACTGAAACTTCCTCAGGTGATTCAACCAACGGTGATATCGTACAAACTGGATTAACAGAGGTTAGTGCAACCGATGTATCCGGAGTTGTTGAAAATGTTATGCCAGCCATTGTAGCAATTAATTGTTCTGCAACTCAGACACAATATGATTTCTTTGGCAGAGAATTCAATCAAGAGATATCCGGTAGTGGTTCTGGTATTATTATTGGTCAAAATAATAAGGAAATATTAATTGCCACAAATAATCATGTGGTAGCAGATGCAACAGCAATCGAAATTGTATTTAATGATGATTCTAAGGCGACAGGAACGATTAAGGGCACAGAGCCTTCTTCTGACTTAGCTGTAGTAGCCGTTAATATTGATGATTTATCGGCAGAAACAAAGGCAAATATTAAAGTTGCGACTTTAGGAAATTCAGATAATATTAAAACTGGTGAAATGGCAATTGCGATTGGTAATGCACTTGGTTATGGTCAATCTGTAACCGTTGGATATATCAGTGCATTAAATCGTGAGGTTACTGTTGACGATGTTACCTTAAATTTAATTCAGACCGATGCAGCAATTAATCCTGGTAATAGTGGTGGAGCGTTAATCAATGCGAAAGGTGAAGTAATTGGTATAAACTCTGTTAAGTATTCGGATACCAATGTAGAACGTATTGGATATTCCATTCCTATTTCTCATGCGATTCCTATTATTAATGATTTAATGAACCGTGAAGAATTAAAGGAAAATCAAATGGCTTACCTTGGAATTTCAGGAAAGAATGTCGAAAAATCCTATGCAGAAGCATTTAATATGCCTGTAGGCGTATATATTTACAAAGTTTCCGAAGGTAGTGCCGCCCAGAAGGCTGGCTTGCATCAGGGAGACATCATCACTGCATTTAATGGTAGAGAAGTCTCTGATATGAATCAGTTAATGAGTATCCTTAGCTATACAAGAGGCGGTACTGATGCTAAATTAACCGTAAGTGTTCTTGAAAACGGAAAATATGTAGAAAAAGAGATTCCGGTTACATTAGGTTTTAGAACAGATTCCTCAAAAAAATAG
- a CDS encoding ABC transporter substrate-binding protein translates to MKKRVVALFIVSLMIVSLVGCKKDTKYTEVNLTEVAHSIFYAPQYVAIELGYFEDEGLKVNLTNGLGADKTMTAVLSGNADIGFMGSEASIYVYNEGEKNYVVNFAQLTQRAGNFLVSRDANETFAWNNLKGKTVIGGRIGGMPEMIFEYILKKNSIDPKKDLTIIQNIDFGITAQSFQAGTGDYTIEFEPAATGLELQKAGKVVASLGVESGMVPYTAYSAKLSYIKDHPETIQKFVNALQKGMNYVNTHTSEEIAKVIKPQFKETDIDTVTKIVTRYKDQQTWKEDLIFKEESFNLLQDILDSSDMLAKHAVYTDLVDTTYATKAANK, encoded by the coding sequence ATGAAGAAACGCGTTGTAGCTTTGTTCATTGTATCACTTATGATAGTATCGCTTGTAGGATGTAAAAAGGATACAAAATATACAGAGGTAAATTTAACGGAAGTAGCTCACTCCATTTTCTACGCACCGCAGTATGTAGCAATAGAATTAGGTTATTTTGAAGACGAGGGGTTAAAGGTTAATCTAACCAATGGACTTGGTGCAGATAAAACCATGACCGCTGTCCTTTCAGGAAATGCTGATATAGGTTTTATGGGATCTGAAGCCTCCATCTACGTATACAATGAAGGTGAAAAGAATTATGTTGTTAACTTTGCGCAATTAACACAGCGTGCAGGAAACTTCTTAGTGTCTCGTGATGCGAATGAGACTTTTGCATGGAATAATCTTAAAGGTAAAACTGTAATCGGAGGACGTATCGGCGGAATGCCTGAGATGATATTCGAATATATTCTTAAAAAGAATAGTATTGATCCTAAAAAGGACTTAACAATTATCCAAAATATTGACTTTGGTATTACTGCTCAAAGTTTTCAAGCTGGTACTGGTGATTATACAATTGAATTCGAACCTGCTGCTACAGGTCTTGAGCTTCAAAAAGCAGGAAAGGTTGTCGCTTCGCTTGGTGTAGAGAGCGGTATGGTTCCTTATACGGCTTATTCAGCAAAACTTAGCTATATCAAAGATCATCCAGAGACAATTCAGAAGTTTGTAAATGCTCTTCAAAAGGGTATGAATTATGTTAATACTCATACTTCAGAAGAGATTGCAAAGGTTATTAAACCTCAATTTAAAGAAACAGATATTGATACTGTAACTAAGATTGTAACAAGATACAAGGATCAACAGACTTGGAAAGAAGACTTAATCTTTAAAGAAGAAAGCTTCAATCTGTTACAGGATATTTTAGATAGCTCAGATATGTTAGCAAAACATGCAGTTTATACGGATTTGGTTGATACTACGTATGCTACGAAAGCTGCAAATAAATAA
- a CDS encoding cyclic-di-AMP receptor, translating to MKMILAILKNDDEQATIAELNKKHYFVTKLSSTGGFLKQGNTSLLIGVDDNKVDEVCGILKKMSGVRNEVQCLSSYAGTDSMYPGVSTPYPIDVQEGGVTIFVLPVEQCYKI from the coding sequence ATGAAGATGATCTTAGCAATTCTAAAAAATGATGATGAACAAGCTACAATCGCAGAGTTAAATAAGAAGCATTATTTTGTTACAAAGTTATCCTCTACCGGTGGTTTTCTTAAGCAAGGAAATACCTCTTTGCTGATTGGTGTAGATGATAATAAAGTTGATGAAGTGTGTGGAATATTAAAGAAAATGTCAGGTGTGCGTAATGAGGTTCAATGCTTGTCTTCGTATGCAGGTACAGACTCTATGTATCCAGGAGTAAGCACCCCTTACCCAATTGATGTGCAAGAAGGTGGCGTAACAATATTCGTTCTTCCTGTTGAACAGTGTTATAAGATATAG
- a CDS encoding acyltransferase family protein translates to MFLLLKKWYHPQPIIKNDTRRDPYIDNLRFLLIILVVIGHFLSQLTRIKELKYLYYLIHIFHMPCFVFVSGYVSKNVHKNGKFNTRKIMALFWMFLLFKFGNYICTGMKGKLNLFDVKDAPWYLLALVFWTMIIPFLEKFNKKFVITTTILLALLCGYDSSIGSFLVLSRIIVFLPFFILGFYTTKEHLDKLLNLRLRIPAILLFISSFLLLTVIYPYVKPFIKILFAGSSYISIFKKYWHYGAFIRLFWYALAFVFSISFLFLVPRIKLSFTVLGERTLPVYILHIFLRNRLTAHGFFAWLLGMPKLIILLIIPFCVLLAVLLANTYLNRFTQFIMKHPFFLGFSLKRAKTIGVSSAKNYNVTIANKL, encoded by the coding sequence ATGTTTTTGTTATTAAAAAAATGGTATCATCCACAGCCAATTATTAAAAATGATACAAGACGCGATCCCTATATCGATAACTTACGATTTTTATTAATTATTTTAGTCGTTATAGGACATTTTTTAAGTCAACTTACTAGAATAAAAGAACTAAAATATCTTTATTATTTGATTCATATTTTTCATATGCCATGTTTTGTATTTGTATCTGGTTATGTCTCGAAAAATGTACATAAAAACGGAAAATTCAATACACGTAAAATTATGGCCCTATTTTGGATGTTTCTACTATTCAAGTTTGGTAATTATATTTGTACTGGAATGAAAGGTAAACTTAACCTATTTGATGTTAAAGATGCTCCTTGGTATTTATTAGCACTTGTATTTTGGACGATGATAATTCCATTTTTGGAAAAATTCAATAAGAAATTTGTAATTACCACTACCATCCTACTCGCACTACTGTGTGGTTATGATTCCTCCATAGGCTCTTTTTTGGTATTATCAAGAATCATAGTCTTTCTACCATTTTTTATATTAGGATTTTATACAACGAAAGAACATTTAGATAAGTTACTCAATTTAAGATTAAGAATACCTGCAATTCTTTTGTTTATCAGTAGCTTTTTGTTACTTACTGTTATTTATCCTTATGTAAAACCATTCATTAAAATATTATTTGCGGGTTCTTCCTATATTTCTATATTTAAAAAATACTGGCATTATGGTGCTTTCATTCGTTTATTTTGGTACGCTCTTGCATTCGTGTTTAGTATAAGTTTTCTATTTTTAGTACCTAGAATCAAATTATCCTTTACCGTACTTGGAGAACGAACGTTACCAGTTTATATTTTACATATCTTCCTACGGAATCGATTAACAGCACATGGATTCTTCGCCTGGTTACTTGGTATGCCAAAACTAATTATCTTATTAATAATACCATTTTGTGTTTTACTCGCAGTCCTTTTGGCGAACACTTATTTAAATCGATTTACTCAATTTATTATGAAACATCCGTTTTTCCTTGGATTCTCTTTAAAACGTGCAAAGACTATAGGTGTTTCATCTGCTAAAAATTATAATGTAACTATAGCTAATAAATTATGA
- a CDS encoding ATP-dependent helicase — MSIYDSLNPEQRRAVEHDRGPMLILAGAGSGKTRVLTHRIAYLIEERNVNPYQIMALTFTNKAAKEMRERVDKIVGYGAENIWVSTFHSTCVRILRRFIETLGYDRNFTIYDTDDQKTLIREVLKFLQIDTKQTKERVFLSAISSAKDEGISPEEFELSALGDYNKMKISNVYKEYQRRLKTNNALDFDDLIMKTVELFQSNTEALNYYRNRFRYIMVDEYQDTNTIQFKLIRLLAHSLNEYNEVEHNLCVVGDDDQSIYKFRGANIRNILDFEKEFPDAVVIKLEQNYRSTKNILNAANEVIHNNLGRKDKSLWTDNEDGEQVSFCQYDTDFAEATQVVDSIKTLNDQDGISFNNFAILYRTNAQSRVFEEKMIQRSVPYKIIGSINFYQRKEIKDLLAYLKTIDNGLDGIAVKRIINVPKRGIGLTTLDRVEEFSVKNNMSFYDALRHAENIPGLGRSTSKITSFVSFIETIKSKLSSDTFTLKDLMEEILEGTGYLKELEEADDESAEDRIGNINELINKIVTYEVEATEPPTLSGFLEEVALVADIDSLEEDSNHVVLMTLHSAKGLEFPYVYLCGMEDGIFPSYMSINAENPELEIEEERRLCYVGITRAMKQIHLSAARQRMMRGETQFNRPSRFINEIPRYLLTIQSAQNKGYLAKDSYGESPIRNASPNFSTQSRGMFDSDNPFDKSSSYNDTMFDKATPSMRGTTGINSMPSFSGQAKTARGFQPSVGGTLPTKNFGNSNLGTLAYGVGDTVKHIKFGQGVVTNLTKGGRDYEVTVDFGEQGIKKMLSSFAKLEKIED, encoded by the coding sequence ATGAGTATATACGATTCCCTAAACCCGGAACAACGAAGAGCTGTGGAGCACGATCGTGGTCCAATGTTAATTTTAGCCGGCGCTGGTTCTGGTAAAACAAGAGTGTTAACCCATAGAATTGCCTACCTGATTGAAGAGAGAAATGTAAATCCATATCAGATAATGGCTCTAACCTTTACGAACAAAGCAGCCAAAGAAATGAGAGAACGTGTCGATAAGATTGTGGGATATGGCGCTGAAAATATCTGGGTCAGTACTTTCCACTCCACCTGTGTTCGTATCCTAAGACGTTTTATTGAAACCCTTGGATATGATCGAAATTTTACAATCTATGATACAGACGATCAAAAGACTTTAATACGTGAAGTTTTAAAATTCTTACAAATTGATACAAAGCAGACCAAAGAGAGAGTCTTTCTTTCTGCTATTTCAAGTGCTAAGGATGAAGGAATCTCCCCAGAAGAGTTTGAACTATCTGCATTGGGTGATTATAATAAAATGAAGATTTCCAATGTTTATAAGGAATATCAAAGACGACTTAAGACAAACAATGCCCTTGATTTTGATGATTTAATTATGAAGACGGTTGAACTCTTTCAATCTAATACAGAGGCATTAAATTACTATCGTAATCGTTTTCGATACATTATGGTGGATGAGTATCAAGATACCAATACCATTCAGTTTAAATTAATACGTTTACTTGCACATAGCTTGAATGAATATAATGAAGTAGAACATAACCTTTGCGTAGTAGGTGATGACGATCAATCCATTTATAAATTCCGTGGTGCTAATATCCGAAACATCCTTGATTTTGAAAAGGAATTTCCAGATGCAGTCGTAATTAAACTGGAACAAAATTATCGTTCTACAAAAAATATTCTAAATGCAGCCAATGAAGTAATTCACAATAACCTTGGCCGTAAGGATAAGTCTTTGTGGACCGATAATGAAGATGGTGAGCAAGTTAGTTTTTGCCAGTATGATACTGATTTTGCAGAAGCAACTCAGGTAGTTGATAGTATTAAAACATTAAATGATCAAGATGGTATATCTTTTAATAACTTTGCCATCCTATATAGAACAAACGCTCAGTCTCGTGTATTCGAAGAGAAAATGATTCAACGAAGCGTTCCTTATAAAATCATCGGTAGTATTAATTTCTACCAAAGAAAAGAAATCAAGGACCTTCTAGCCTACTTAAAAACGATTGATAACGGGCTTGATGGTATTGCAGTAAAGCGTATTATTAATGTTCCTAAACGAGGGATTGGTTTAACTACACTTGACCGTGTGGAAGAATTCTCTGTGAAAAATAATATGAGTTTTTATGACGCTCTACGTCATGCAGAAAATATCCCTGGATTAGGCCGTTCCACCTCAAAAATCACCTCATTTGTCAGTTTTATAGAAACTATAAAAAGTAAACTAAGCTCTGATACCTTTACCTTAAAGGATTTGATGGAAGAAATTTTAGAGGGCACTGGATACTTAAAAGAATTAGAAGAAGCTGATGATGAGTCCGCGGAAGATCGTATCGGAAATATCAATGAACTAATTAATAAAATCGTAACCTATGAAGTGGAAGCAACCGAACCTCCAACCCTCAGTGGTTTCCTAGAAGAAGTAGCTTTGGTTGCTGATATTGACTCTCTTGAGGAAGATAGTAATCATGTAGTATTAATGACCCTTCATAGTGCAAAAGGACTTGAGTTCCCTTATGTGTATCTTTGTGGTATGGAGGATGGTATTTTCCCTAGTTATATGTCAATCAATGCAGAAAATCCAGAACTTGAAATCGAAGAAGAACGACGTCTTTGCTATGTAGGTATCACGAGAGCTATGAAGCAGATACATTTAAGTGCAGCTAGGCAGCGAATGATGCGAGGTGAAACTCAATTTAATCGACCATCCAGATTTATTAACGAGATTCCCCGCTATCTTCTGACGATTCAGTCCGCACAGAATAAAGGATATCTTGCAAAAGATTCCTATGGCGAAAGTCCAATCCGTAATGCATCACCAAACTTTTCAACTCAGTCACGTGGTATGTTTGATTCAGATAATCCATTTGACAAATCATCAAGTTACAATGATACCATGTTTGATAAAGCTACACCTTCTATGCGTGGTACGACTGGAATTAATTCCATGCCATCATTTTCTGGTCAAGCAAAAACAGCGCGTGGTTTTCAACCATCCGTTGGCGGTACATTACCAACCAAAAATTTTGGTAACAGTAATCTTGGCACCCTTGCCTATGGCGTTGGTGATACTGTGAAACATATTAAATTTGGACAAGGCGTTGTTACTAATCTAACAAAAGGCGGTAGAGATTACGAAGTTACTGTTGACTTTGGCGAACAAGGTATCAAAAAAATGCTATCCTCTTTCGCTAAATTGGAAAAAATTGAAGATTAA